One stretch of Harmonia axyridis chromosome 1, icHarAxyr1.1, whole genome shotgun sequence DNA includes these proteins:
- the LOC123683174 gene encoding superoxide dismutase [Cu-Zn]-like has protein sequence MKIPIVILVSLITMYVNVSSKTEPVKKEPVEKAVCVLLSPFNSVNGLITFEKLVKGIQVTGKISGLDTGPHALHIHEKGDIRDPKCLTVGGHFNPLHKQHGALEDKVRHMGDLGNINADEQGIAVFSFVDKQLLLEGPNSIIGRSLVVHSKIDDLGRGNTLESKTTGASGERIACGVIGYA, from the coding sequence ATGAAAATCCCTATAGTCATTCTCGTTTCACTGATAACAATGTACGTAAACGTCAGTAGCAAAACTGAACCTGTAAAAAAGGAACCAGTTGAAAAAGCAGTGTGCGTTCTTCTAAGTCCATTCAACAGTGTAAACGGTCTCATAACTTTCGAAAAGCTTGTCAAGGGAATTCAGGTGACTGGAAAAATCAGCGGTCTTGATACTGGACCTCACGCTCTTCATATCCACGAGAAAGGAGACATTAGAGATCCGAAGTGTTTGACCGTTGGTGGTCACTTCAACCCCTTACACAAACAACATGGGGCGTTGGAGGACAAAGTGAGACACATGGGAGATTTGGGCAACATAAATGCCGATGAACAAGGTATCGCTGTATTTTCGTTTGTGGATAAACAGCTGCTGTTGGAAGGACCGAACTCAATCATCGGCAGGTCTCTTGTGGTACACTCCAAAATTGATGACCTTGGAAGGGGAAATACACTGGAATCCAAAACGACAGGAGCTTCTGGGGAACGTATTGCTTGTGGTGTTATAGGATATGCTTAA